A single window of Magnetococcus marinus MC-1 DNA harbors:
- a CDS encoding putative bifunctional diguanylate cyclase/phosphodiesterase — protein sequence MASPLFLYNPLKSIKGFILSIAVGATLLMSLSLYWVISDIYERSVRNDARKVATLMAEQTFQSMYQVMRKGWVRRDVEDFIGALRRSVEGGDYRLEVLRAPLVEELFGPIHQPALDEAVGEVVGTAERKLIDQPTSLRLIYPLLAREECLKCHTNANVGNVLGVIDVQQNLVPILRRTRAEFINTLLWIAPIPLLAAFFVALWIHGRLVGALNYLRDRMTRINKVSDLTQLNEGTPPPTFCEVSEILEQINDFSRRLQSFAVDKELLEFEIRLLERFVITSDVVKDWQNYVKQLLLEINQVMSTYALFSIFKVEEEQFDLEIFWRDPPSADTRMGIESIICTELQKNNSFHVDSSVTRINHHVARPDASEMVVNPEVFRLQIKSLVVELPKIGGIVGIGVHVDLTRDPTRILVMESTLSTLLNVVGSVKAISKYTRDLEFYATRDPLTGLYNHRILWELLRTEVERAHRHNHQFALLLVDLDNFKTINDSHGHAVGDDLLIAFADQIGATLRQGDILGRHGGDEFVIMLPEVEEGVPFAAAERILSATDKIRVQTHDGQSIGISASIGVAIFPDHANSAKDLFLFADNMMFKAKAEGKHRFTIPSEEDVVDAFKEIGEKSALVMRAIEEKWVQPFYQPIFDGHTGEVVAHEVLSRIQVPDARLYSANEFIEIAERLGVVHKLDYVGMEKAFNQAGREGYEGLLFINMSPKAMVLSEFFPTVKKMIEAAGLQKQNIVFEITERDTVRNLKNLEIFIRNLHGEGYKFAIDDFGSGFSSFHYLKRFPIDYLKIEGEFIAHMLDDVKDLAFVRSMAMLARDLGIATVGEFVESAAIAQECRTSGVSLLQGYHLGRPSAHFITNKVKV from the coding sequence ATGGCTTCTCCATTATTTCTGTATAATCCCCTTAAAAGCATCAAAGGATTTATCCTTAGCATTGCCGTTGGGGCCACCCTGTTGATGAGTCTTTCCCTCTACTGGGTCATTTCAGATATCTATGAACGCAGTGTACGCAATGATGCCCGCAAGGTGGCCACGCTCATGGCCGAGCAGACTTTTCAATCCATGTATCAGGTTATGCGCAAAGGTTGGGTACGCCGCGATGTCGAAGATTTTATCGGTGCCCTGCGTCGCAGCGTGGAGGGGGGAGATTACCGTTTAGAGGTGCTACGCGCGCCCTTGGTAGAAGAGCTGTTTGGCCCTATTCATCAGCCTGCTCTGGATGAAGCTGTGGGCGAGGTTGTCGGTACGGCTGAACGCAAACTCATCGATCAACCCACCTCCCTACGCCTTATTTACCCTTTGCTGGCGCGCGAAGAGTGCCTTAAATGCCACACCAATGCGAACGTGGGGAATGTGCTGGGGGTGATTGATGTTCAGCAAAATCTGGTGCCCATTTTAAGACGCACTCGCGCCGAGTTTATTAACACCCTGCTGTGGATTGCACCCATCCCGCTACTGGCTGCCTTTTTTGTGGCGCTGTGGATCCATGGCCGTTTGGTTGGCGCGTTGAACTATCTACGAGATCGCATGACCCGTATTAATAAGGTTAGTGATCTCACCCAGCTTAATGAGGGCACCCCCCCACCCACATTTTGCGAAGTCAGCGAAATTTTAGAACAGATTAATGACTTCTCCAGACGGCTACAAAGTTTTGCCGTGGATAAAGAGTTGCTGGAGTTTGAAATTCGGCTGCTGGAGCGCTTTGTCATTACCTCGGATGTGGTCAAAGATTGGCAAAACTATGTCAAACAGCTACTGCTAGAGATCAATCAGGTCATGAGCACCTATGCCCTTTTCTCCATCTTTAAGGTGGAGGAGGAGCAGTTTGATCTGGAAATTTTCTGGCGCGATCCCCCCAGCGCTGACACCCGCATGGGCATTGAATCCATTATTTGCACAGAATTACAAAAAAATAACAGCTTCCACGTGGATAGTTCAGTCACACGGATCAACCACCATGTGGCCCGCCCCGATGCCTCTGAGATGGTGGTCAACCCCGAGGTGTTCCGCCTACAAATTAAATCATTGGTGGTGGAGTTACCCAAAATTGGCGGCATTGTGGGCATTGGTGTGCATGTGGATCTAACCCGCGACCCCACCCGCATCTTGGTTATGGAGAGCACCCTTTCCACCCTGCTGAATGTGGTAGGCTCGGTTAAAGCGATCTCCAAATACACCCGTGATCTTGAGTTCTACGCCACCCGCGACCCCCTAACGGGCCTTTATAATCACCGTATTTTGTGGGAGCTGTTACGCACCGAGGTTGAGCGTGCCCACCGGCATAACCATCAATTTGCGCTGCTGCTGGTGGACCTGGATAACTTTAAAACCATCAACGACAGCCACGGTCACGCCGTGGGGGATGATCTACTCATCGCCTTTGCCGATCAGATCGGGGCCACCCTGCGGCAGGGGGATATCCTAGGCCGCCATGGCGGTGACGAGTTTGTTATTATGCTGCCCGAGGTTGAAGAGGGGGTCCCCTTTGCCGCCGCAGAACGCATCCTCTCTGCCACCGATAAAATCCGCGTACAGACCCATGATGGTCAATCCATTGGCATTAGTGCTTCCATTGGCGTAGCCATTTTCCCTGACCACGCCAACAGTGCCAAAGACCTCTTTCTGTTTGCCGATAATATGATGTTCAAGGCCAAGGCCGAAGGGAAACACCGTTTTACCATACCCTCTGAAGAGGATGTGGTGGATGCTTTTAAAGAGATTGGTGAAAAGAGCGCCTTGGTCATGCGGGCCATAGAAGAGAAGTGGGTACAGCCCTTTTACCAGCCCATTTTTGATGGCCACACCGGGGAAGTGGTGGCCCATGAGGTGCTCAGCCGCATTCAGGTGCCCGATGCCCGTCTCTACAGCGCCAACGAATTTATTGAGATTGCCGAACGTCTGGGCGTGGTACATAAACTCGACTATGTGGGGATGGAAAAGGCCTTTAACCAAGCGGGCCGTGAAGGCTATGAGGGGCTGTTATTTATTAACATGTCCCCCAAAGCGATGGTACTTAGTGAGTTTTTTCCCACCGTGAAAAAAATGATCGAAGCCGCAGGCTTGCAAAAACAGAACATTGTGTTTGAAATTACCGAGCGCGACACCGTACGTAACCTCAAAAACCTAGAGATATTTATCCGCAACCTGCATGGTGAAGGGTATAAATTTGCCATTGATGATTTTGGCTCGGGCTTTTCATCCTTTCACTATCTTAAACGGTTTCCCATCGACTATCTCAAAATTGAGGGTGAGTTTATCGCTCATATGTTGGATGATGTAAAAGATCTTGCCTTTGTGCGTAGTATGGCTATGTTGGCAAGGGATCTAGGCATTGCCACGGTGGGTGAGTTTGTGGAGAGCGCGGCCATTGCCCAAGAGTGTCGCACATCAGGGGTGAGCCTGCTACAAGGCTACCACCTTGGGCGCCCCAGTGCTCACTTTATTACCAACAAGGTAAAGGTGTGA
- the trmB gene encoding tRNA (guanosine(46)-N7)-methyltransferase TrmB, with translation MSQTPMPQPDQAPPVDVGQPVDEAEAKRRRFKTHGRKKGKVNDTRLARIEAGLLALSLPPGSADRGALIDQLGGNGQSQRVILEIGFGNGETLAALAARHPEDCFIGIDVFLEGFGTLLNRLTRGDISNVRLVCQNALQVLLERIPDASLDGVIINFPDPWRKKRHFKRRIVQTEFLDALAPKMRSGADLTLATDWANYAEWMVAHLEPHTAFVNQAEPGPFAAPPPWWIETNFERKGVAAGRIIRHLHYKKR, from the coding sequence ATGAGCCAGACGCCAATGCCACAGCCAGACCAAGCTCCACCTGTGGATGTCGGCCAACCCGTGGATGAGGCCGAGGCCAAACGCCGCCGTTTCAAGACCCATGGTCGCAAAAAGGGCAAAGTCAATGATACCCGTCTGGCCCGTATTGAGGCCGGTTTGCTCGCCCTGAGCCTGCCACCGGGCAGTGCGGACCGTGGGGCATTGATTGACCAACTGGGGGGGAATGGCCAGAGCCAACGGGTGATTTTGGAGATTGGCTTTGGCAATGGCGAAACCCTAGCGGCGCTAGCGGCGCGGCATCCAGAGGACTGTTTTATTGGCATTGATGTGTTTTTAGAGGGCTTTGGCACGCTGCTCAACCGCTTGACGCGGGGTGACATAAGCAATGTGCGGTTGGTGTGTCAAAATGCTTTACAGGTGCTGTTAGAGCGTATCCCCGATGCAAGTTTGGATGGGGTGATCATTAATTTCCCCGATCCATGGCGTAAAAAGCGGCATTTTAAACGGCGCATTGTGCAGACGGAATTTTTGGATGCGCTAGCCCCCAAGATGCGCAGCGGGGCCGATTTGACCCTAGCCACCGATTGGGCCAACTATGCGGAGTGGATGGTTGCGCATCTTGAGCCCCATACGGCCTTTGTCAATCAGGCGGAGCCGGGTCCTTTTGCCGCCCCACCACCTTGGTGGATTGAGACCAACTTTGAACGTAAAGGGGTTGCCGCCGGGCGCATCATCCGGCATTTGCACTACAAAAAAAGGTGA
- a CDS encoding hybrid sensor histidine kinase/response regulator: MSGADIKKKLVFKQKSKQPEQVSDQPPWVLGVVDDEPHLHEVTAHVLRNFSFQGRRVELVQGYSGAEAKQLVCNHPDMAVLLLDVVMESDHAGLDVVEYVRDVLGNQSLRIVLRTGQAWLFPEDEVFEKYDINDYLDKAELSAHRMKVALKAAFRSFETMRDLERSQQREQVLRQIAEQASQAKSDFVASLGHELRSPTQSIMGFNRYVMDAVSQSNIEPDVKAEIAKFIRYAQISSERLAGLINNLLDLSKLESGRMEFAIEPHNIWDAVRFLQMEMEPLLQEKGVTLEHPQCTEPLELLFDMGKIIQVLVNLLSNAIKFTPAGGVIRITAHALDTGRVKIAVSDSGRGIPEEEIEHIFGRYQQSTSNQQSDGGTGLGLAIAREICLNHGDSLVAENNPNGVGACFSFTLAVVG, from the coding sequence ATGAGCGGTGCCGATATTAAAAAGAAATTGGTGTTCAAACAGAAAAGTAAACAACCTGAACAGGTGAGTGATCAACCGCCTTGGGTGCTGGGGGTAGTGGATGATGAACCCCATCTACACGAGGTCACCGCCCACGTATTGCGTAATTTTTCTTTTCAAGGGCGCCGCGTCGAGTTGGTGCAAGGCTACTCTGGGGCAGAAGCCAAGCAGTTGGTATGCAACCACCCAGATATGGCGGTGTTGCTGCTGGATGTGGTGATGGAAAGCGACCACGCGGGACTGGATGTGGTGGAGTATGTGCGGGACGTGTTGGGTAATCAATCGTTAAGAATTGTGTTACGTACCGGTCAGGCATGGCTGTTTCCAGAAGATGAAGTATTTGAAAAATACGATATTAATGACTATTTGGATAAAGCGGAGCTCTCTGCACATCGTATGAAAGTGGCCCTAAAAGCGGCCTTTCGTTCGTTTGAGACCATGCGTGACCTGGAACGCAGCCAGCAACGGGAGCAGGTGTTGCGTCAGATTGCGGAACAGGCCAGTCAAGCCAAAAGCGATTTTGTCGCTTCATTGGGGCATGAGCTACGTTCGCCCACACAATCCATTATGGGCTTTAACCGCTACGTTATGGATGCGGTCAGCCAGAGCAATATTGAGCCAGACGTCAAAGCAGAGATCGCCAAGTTTATCCGCTATGCGCAAATAAGTTCTGAGCGATTGGCAGGCTTGATTAATAATCTATTGGATCTTTCTAAATTAGAGTCCGGGCGTATGGAGTTCGCCATAGAGCCCCATAATATTTGGGACGCAGTACGTTTTTTACAGATGGAAATGGAGCCCCTGTTGCAAGAAAAGGGTGTGACCCTGGAGCATCCCCAATGCACTGAGCCGCTGGAGTTGCTGTTTGATATGGGCAAAATAATTCAGGTATTGGTCAATCTGTTGAGTAATGCGATTAAGTTCACCCCGGCGGGCGGGGTCATCCGTATTACCGCCCATGCCCTGGATACGGGACGTGTAAAGATTGCGGTAAGCGACTCTGGGCGGGGGATTCCAGAGGAAGAGATAGAGCATATTTTTGGTCGTTATCAGCAATCCACCAGCAACCAACAGAGCGATGGGGGGACCGGCCTGGGATTGGCCATTGCCCGTGAAATTTGCCTAAACCATGGTGACAGCCTCGTGGCAGAGAACAACCCCAATGGGGTAGGGGCCTGCTTTAGCTTTACCCTGGCTGTGGTTGGCTAG
- the thyX gene encoding FAD-dependent thymidylate synthase gives MEASTGTAFQSEPTLEMAAEIETRLQLNPDYTKRIGNFGFLELEESWGDEATIINTARISTTNKRVNSLDAFTDKERTLLHYLLAHNHGTPFETVHFRFRVVAPIFVLRQWMRHRICSFNEFSQRYRMPITAFYVPDQEARTVDGFEVLSQESVERYCELVESMHRFYHDEYQQVCTRIEAAEQAGLVEKTAGSRNPYRARARELLRNAMPVSTYSDLYWTINFRALMNFFELRRKANAQYEIRAYADAAYEMFCKKMPLLGETMNRVLEERAKMGEQA, from the coding sequence ATGGAAGCCTCAACAGGTACTGCATTCCAATCTGAACCCACCCTAGAAATGGCTGCAGAGATTGAGACACGTCTGCAACTTAATCCGGATTACACCAAGCGCATTGGCAATTTTGGCTTTCTAGAGTTGGAAGAGAGTTGGGGAGATGAAGCCACGATTATTAATACCGCTCGCATCTCCACCACCAACAAACGGGTTAACAGTCTGGACGCGTTTACCGACAAAGAGCGCACGTTGCTTCACTATCTGTTGGCGCACAACCATGGTACCCCGTTTGAGACGGTCCACTTTCGCTTTCGTGTGGTGGCCCCCATTTTTGTGCTGCGCCAGTGGATGCGCCATCGCATTTGCTCATTTAATGAGTTTTCCCAGCGTTATCGTATGCCGATAACCGCCTTTTATGTGCCCGATCAAGAGGCCCGTACGGTGGATGGTTTTGAGGTGCTTAGTCAGGAGTCGGTGGAGCGCTATTGCGAGTTGGTGGAGTCGATGCACCGTTTTTACCATGATGAATACCAACAGGTGTGTACGCGCATTGAGGCTGCCGAGCAGGCGGGCCTTGTGGAAAAAACCGCAGGCAGTCGCAACCCTTACCGCGCCCGTGCCCGCGAACTGCTGCGTAATGCCATGCCGGTAAGTACCTATTCGGATCTTTACTGGACCATTAACTTTCGCGCCCTCATGAACTTTTTTGAGCTACGCCGCAAAGCCAATGCCCAGTATGAGATCCGTGCATATGCCGATGCCGCGTATGAGATGTTTTGTAAAAAAATGCCCCTGTTGGGCGAAACCATGAATCGTGTTTTGGAAGAGCGTGCCAAAATGGGTGAGCAAGCATGA
- a CDS encoding PAS domain-containing sensor histidine kinase, translating into MSIRTQIVTLLLLFALLVAGLYGWVLNRHNNDALLFAADQKLGAAAALVAQILPVEYHDHIEGADSVSQKKYQSIVQNYNRLCQELKLDGMWSVLWLDKQPYLTSSTSRSLVLQQGDYPPFFAPHPHPELFSENTTTPDYRTITQKGVPLRMIQLPQLDKRGRLYIIGATLPLLPLQEALLETVSPALTLVLVFFTLLLLFGFLGSAWISQPLQQLVRLAPQQTARAALVMLERTGSPEVETLLASLNALSKDFTDQCALNRTYQHLSYAMDTSPIATAILDNRGRLLYANARFRAAAGGQELTQPGAHMDQFQLGFPAALDRSWRKHVSLSQPWAAEVETNVSGAASGYERVTITPFRNSNHAEHAILFTLQNVARRKKLEQELRHEINFQRVLMNTLPIPVFFKDTQGVFLGCNAAYCTLLGMAEWEIVGRTIFQILPNEAASFYHKKDNLVLQGGGLLDYEGYLRNSTGQERLLHLFTAPFHNADRSLAGLVAAIVDITDRVLFESKIMQMNADLELRVVERTRDLEESMESVQRLQRLLVETETMATLGTMVAGVAHEVNSPLGVGVMASSELQQEVAKFRKTYETEGISEEEFEGFIHRSEDLLGLTVTNLRRAGELLQNFKRVAVDQSDEAQHVFQLDEQIEAVLHALSYLFRKRAIQMRLECPKGLTIKSLPGAVSQIVTNLISNAIKHGFDVGMRGTITLTVKRHDQQIILDFYDDGKGMDQETQEKIFERFFTTQRGSGGSGLGMHIVQSLVVQKLRGSIHCESELGKGTRFVVTFPVEA; encoded by the coding sequence ATGTCCATACGTACCCAGATAGTGACCCTGCTGCTCCTGTTTGCCCTGCTGGTGGCGGGTCTGTACGGGTGGGTATTGAACCGCCATAACAACGATGCCTTACTCTTTGCCGCAGATCAAAAGTTAGGCGCGGCCGCCGCTCTTGTGGCGCAAATTCTACCGGTTGAATACCACGATCACATTGAGGGGGCCGACTCGGTCTCCCAAAAAAAATATCAGTCCATTGTGCAAAACTACAACAGGCTCTGTCAGGAACTCAAACTTGACGGCATGTGGAGTGTGCTGTGGCTGGATAAACAGCCCTACCTGACCTCCAGCACCTCACGCAGTTTGGTTCTTCAACAGGGAGATTATCCCCCATTTTTTGCCCCCCATCCCCATCCTGAACTGTTTTCAGAGAACACCACAACCCCCGACTACCGCACCATTACCCAAAAGGGTGTGCCCCTGCGCATGATCCAACTGCCCCAATTAGATAAGCGGGGCCGCCTGTATATCATTGGCGCAACGCTGCCTCTGTTGCCCTTGCAAGAGGCCCTTTTAGAGACCGTCTCTCCCGCGTTAACCCTTGTTTTGGTCTTTTTCACCCTTTTGCTCTTGTTTGGCTTTTTAGGCTCTGCCTGGATAAGCCAACCCCTCCAGCAATTGGTACGGCTTGCGCCACAACAGACCGCAAGGGCTGCTCTCGTCATGCTGGAGCGTACCGGTTCACCCGAGGTAGAGACGCTACTCGCCAGTCTAAATGCACTATCTAAAGATTTTACGGATCAATGTGCCCTTAACCGTACCTACCAGCATCTCTCTTACGCCATGGATACCAGCCCCATAGCCACTGCTATTCTGGATAACAGAGGGCGGCTCCTTTACGCCAATGCCCGTTTTCGAGCCGCGGCTGGGGGCCAGGAATTGACCCAGCCTGGGGCACATATGGATCAATTTCAGCTCGGTTTTCCTGCGGCCTTGGATCGCTCTTGGCGCAAACATGTCTCCCTTAGCCAACCCTGGGCTGCTGAAGTTGAAACCAACGTTTCCGGAGCCGCCAGTGGTTATGAACGGGTTACCATTACCCCCTTTCGTAATAGTAACCACGCTGAGCACGCCATCCTCTTTACCTTACAAAATGTCGCCCGCCGTAAAAAACTTGAACAGGAACTTCGCCATGAGATCAATTTTCAACGGGTGTTGATGAACACCCTGCCCATTCCAGTCTTTTTTAAAGATACCCAAGGGGTATTTTTGGGTTGTAATGCCGCCTATTGCACCCTGCTGGGTATGGCCGAATGGGAGATTGTGGGGCGTACCATTTTTCAAATATTACCCAATGAAGCCGCCAGTTTTTACCATAAAAAGGATAACCTTGTGTTGCAGGGGGGTGGCTTATTGGATTATGAGGGCTATCTACGCAATAGCACGGGGCAGGAGCGCTTGCTCCATCTGTTTACCGCCCCCTTTCATAATGCCGATCGCTCCTTAGCGGGGCTTGTGGCTGCCATTGTCGATATTACGGATCGGGTGCTGTTCGAGAGTAAGATCATGCAGATGAATGCTGATTTGGAGCTCCGCGTTGTAGAGCGCACACGGGATCTCGAAGAGAGCATGGAGAGTGTGCAACGCCTACAGCGGCTCTTGGTAGAGACAGAGACCATGGCGACCTTGGGTACCATGGTGGCTGGAGTGGCCCACGAGGTTAACTCGCCGCTGGGGGTTGGGGTAATGGCCTCTAGCGAACTACAGCAGGAAGTTGCCAAGTTTCGTAAAACCTATGAAACCGAGGGGATTAGCGAAGAGGAGTTTGAAGGGTTTATTCACCGCAGTGAAGATCTGTTGGGCTTGACCGTCACCAACCTTAGACGGGCCGGTGAGCTGCTGCAAAACTTTAAACGGGTGGCCGTTGACCAGTCCGACGAAGCCCAGCATGTTTTTCAACTCGATGAACAGATCGAAGCGGTACTGCATGCGCTCTCTTATCTCTTTAGAAAGCGGGCCATACAGATGCGCCTGGAGTGCCCCAAGGGATTAACCATCAAAAGTCTCCCCGGTGCTGTTTCGCAAATTGTCACCAACCTGATTAGCAATGCCATCAAACACGGCTTTGATGTGGGTATGCGTGGCACCATAACGCTGACCGTAAAGCGGCACGATCAGCAGATAATTTTGGATTTTTATGATGATGGCAAAGGGATGGACCAGGAGACCCAAGAAAAGATTTTTGAACGCTTTTTTACCACCCAACGGGGCAGTGGTGGCAGTGGTCTAGGCATGCATATTGTGCAATCATTGGTGGTGCAAAAACTGCGTGGCAGCATACACTGCGAAAGCGAACTGGGGAAAGGAACCCGCTTTGTCGTGACATTCCCCGTCGAAGCATAA